The following are encoded in a window of Candidatus Nitrosotalea sinensis genomic DNA:
- the pdxS gene encoding pyridoxal 5'-phosphate synthase lyase subunit PdxS: MIPLSGDLGDTKGVVKEKVGSFGTIRGTSTLKRGFAHMLKNGVVMDVTTVEQAQIAEDAGAVAVMVLDKLPSDVRKAGGVARTASIRIIQEIMDSVTIPVMAKCRIGHVYEAMVLQETNVDMIDESEVLTPADENRHIWKWNFTSPFVNGARNLGEALRRIEEGAAMIRTKGEPGTGNVAEAVIHIKNVNTELRRIKSIYDAGDEQDLISVARELKVSYSVVEETASLGRLPVVNFAAGGISTPADAAYLMTLGCDGVFVGSGIFKADDAKERAQAIVLATTFWEDPDKVKEAQKMIDERQSMLGLDTKNLELRMQERGSTA, translated from the coding sequence ATGATTCCACTTTCTGGTGATTTAGGCGATACCAAAGGAGTAGTAAAAGAAAAAGTTGGGTCCTTTGGTACTATACGAGGAACATCTACACTAAAACGTGGTTTTGCTCACATGTTAAAAAATGGAGTTGTGATGGATGTTACAACAGTTGAACAAGCCCAGATTGCAGAAGATGCTGGAGCAGTTGCAGTCATGGTATTGGACAAACTGCCGTCTGATGTAAGAAAAGCTGGTGGTGTTGCAAGGACTGCAAGTATTAGAATTATTCAAGAAATAATGGACTCGGTAACAATCCCAGTGATGGCCAAATGCAGAATTGGTCATGTCTATGAAGCAATGGTATTACAAGAAACAAATGTAGACATGATTGATGAATCAGAAGTTCTAACTCCTGCAGATGAAAATCGACACATATGGAAATGGAATTTTACTAGTCCTTTTGTAAATGGGGCAAGAAACCTAGGAGAAGCATTACGAAGAATAGAAGAGGGTGCTGCTATGATAAGAACAAAAGGTGAACCAGGAACTGGAAATGTTGCAGAAGCAGTAATTCATATCAAAAATGTTAACACAGAATTAAGACGTATCAAATCTATCTATGATGCAGGTGATGAACAAGATTTGATTAGTGTTGCACGAGAACTCAAGGTTTCTTATTCTGTTGTAGAAGAGACTGCAAGTTTAGGTAGGCTGCCAGTTGTAAACTTTGCAGCAGGCGGAATATCCACTCCTGCTGATGCTGCATATCTTATGACCTTGGGTTGTGATGGTGTATTTGTAGGATCTGGAATATTCAAGGCAGATGATGCTAAGGAAAGAGCACAAGCAATAGTTCTTGCAACTACGTTCTGGGAAGATCCAGATAAAGTAAAAGAAGCACAAAAAATGATTGATGAAAGACAATCTATGCTTGGACTTGACACCAAGAATTTGGAACTTAGAATGCAAGAACGAGGTAGTACAGCATGA
- the pheS gene encoding phenylalanine--tRNA ligase subunit alpha: MSQVLHPIEQKILKTLAEKKNLTPEELASITKLSLDQIRRGIEWLKFKNLTDVQESETNVVTLGKKGPEAIEKGLPERQLLNHLRSLDGYSCEINDAKNYLKNEFSPAIANAKKNGWIEIHENRMMLKGYHDVTPEEKILKTVSKSPEGVSANELEKNALDSLKKRPDLIAIISKKSTLVGLTEKGIDASRTVPDNLDSVLISDASLTHDYVRAIDVEADAPLAFAARSHPLRDVIDEVREIFVSLGFSEIIGNNVQSSFWNFDALFTPQDHPAREMQDTFYLKDIKAGNVAKPDQIRKVSESHKKGWNYNWQSEEAKKLVLRTHTTCVTIRELADQQYDEARLFSIGRVFRNEKLSYKHLAEFHQVEGVVMGTNVTLRDLMGLQTEFYHKMGIKKIKFWPTFFPYTEPSLQSMIYNEKLGKWVELFGMGIFRPEVTKPLGIKNPVLAWGGGIERIAMLRFGLQDVRDLYENKFGWLRSVPKCP, translated from the coding sequence ATGTCACAAGTTCTGCATCCTATTGAACAAAAAATACTCAAGACCCTAGCAGAAAAGAAAAATCTCACACCTGAAGAACTTGCTTCTATTACAAAACTCTCTCTTGATCAGATACGAAGAGGTATAGAATGGCTCAAATTCAAAAATCTTACAGATGTACAAGAATCTGAAACAAATGTAGTAACACTGGGAAAGAAAGGACCTGAAGCCATTGAAAAGGGCTTGCCTGAAAGGCAACTGCTAAACCATCTAAGATCCTTGGATGGATACTCATGTGAAATTAATGATGCAAAAAATTATCTAAAAAATGAATTTAGTCCTGCAATAGCAAATGCAAAGAAAAACGGATGGATTGAAATTCATGAAAATAGAATGATGCTAAAAGGGTATCATGATGTTACTCCTGAAGAAAAAATTCTAAAAACTGTATCTAAATCTCCTGAAGGAGTATCTGCAAACGAACTAGAAAAAAATGCACTAGATTCTCTCAAAAAAAGACCTGATCTTATTGCTATTATCTCAAAAAAATCTACTTTGGTAGGCCTTACTGAAAAAGGAATAGATGCATCAAGAACTGTTCCAGATAATCTTGATTCTGTCTTGATATCTGATGCATCTCTGACACATGACTATGTGAGGGCAATTGATGTTGAGGCTGATGCACCGCTTGCATTTGCAGCTCGCAGTCATCCATTACGAGATGTAATTGATGAAGTACGTGAAATATTTGTCAGTCTAGGATTTTCTGAAATTATAGGAAATAACGTGCAATCAAGTTTTTGGAATTTTGATGCACTCTTTACACCACAGGATCACCCTGCACGTGAAATGCAGGATACTTTCTATCTGAAGGATATCAAAGCAGGAAATGTAGCAAAGCCTGATCAGATACGTAAAGTCTCTGAATCTCATAAAAAAGGCTGGAATTACAACTGGCAGAGCGAAGAAGCAAAAAAACTGGTACTACGAACTCATACTACATGTGTCACAATAAGGGAGCTTGCAGATCAACAATATGATGAAGCACGACTGTTTTCAATAGGTCGAGTATTTCGAAATGAAAAACTAAGCTACAAACATCTTGCGGAATTCCACCAAGTTGAAGGTGTAGTGATGGGAACAAATGTCACACTACGAGATCTTATGGGACTACAAACGGAATTTTATCACAAGATGGGAATAAAGAAAATAAAATTCTGGCCTACATTTTTCCCATATACTGAACCGTCGCTACAGTCTATGATATATAATGAAAAACTCGGCAAGTGGGTGGAATTATTTGGAATGGGAATATTCAGACCTGAGGTAACAAAACCACTAGGCATAAAAAATCCAGTTCTTGCATGGGGTGGAGGAATTGAAAGAATTGCAATGTTGAGATTTGGATTACAAGATGTTCGTGACTTGTATGAAAATAAATTTGGCTGGTTGAGGAGTGTACCAAAATGCCCGTAG
- a CDS encoding Lrp/AsnC family transcriptional regulator — protein MATAYVLINCELGSEESIISQLKAINGVKEVHGTFGAYDILAKIESPTVEALREIITWKIRKIEKIRSTLTLMGIEGQS, from the coding sequence ATGGCAACTGCATATGTGCTGATAAATTGTGAACTTGGCTCTGAAGAGTCTATAATCTCTCAGCTGAAAGCCATTAACGGAGTCAAGGAAGTACATGGTACCTTTGGGGCCTACGATATTCTAGCAAAGATAGAATCTCCAACAGTGGAAGCACTACGTGAGATAATTACCTGGAAAATTCGTAAAATAGAGAAGATCCGTTCCACTCTTACCCTGATGGGAATAGAAGGCCAAAGCTAA
- a CDS encoding aconitate hydratase: MQIETTPEMVSKVYAKLEENIAKYRKIVNRPLTLTEKILVGHLDDIASAKDLEPGKSYSFLRPDRVALQDVTGQMVILQFMQSGLKRTMLPTTVHCDHLIRAKVSGDVDIKVALDENSEVYKFLESSSRKYGLGFWKPGAGIIHQVVLENYAFPGGLMIGTDSHTPNAGGLGMLAVGVGGLDATEVMAGFPWELLYPKRIGIHLKGELNGWVAPKDVILYVAWKLTVSGGTNAIVEYFGPGTKSISCTGKATITNMGAEIGATCSVFPYDDKMDVYLRSTNRGPIADLANKHRDLLVADPEVEKNPEKYFDKVIEIDLSTLEPYIAGPHTPDLARPISHLAEDVKNSKYLDTISVALIGSCTNSSYEDMTRAASVAEQAKLHGIHIKIPLLVTPGSEQIRATIERDGQMHTLNDIGATVLANACGPCIGQWNRPEIKPGEPSTIVTSFNRNFPGRNDGRRETMAFMGSPELIVALALGGRLSFNPLKDTLIGSDGKEFKLEPPKKAPEVPSKGFSNIGSIYVPPAANPDEVEVIINPTSGRLQKLEPFQKWDGKDFVELPLLLKAKGKCTTDHISPAGAWLSLRGHIDKISDNVFLGAVNAFTNDIGKGKNQLNGNTESFPVIARQYKQNSLKWIVIGDNNYGEGSSREHAAMSPRYLGCAAVIARSFARIHETNLKKQGVLALTFANSSDYDKVQESDKISVLGLSNMQPGQNIKCILHHKDGTKDEIALKHSYNDSQIKWFKAGSALNILREKEAQTN, translated from the coding sequence ATGCAGATAGAAACTACTCCTGAGATGGTGTCCAAGGTTTATGCAAAGCTGGAAGAAAATATTGCTAAATATAGAAAAATAGTAAACAGGCCTCTCACACTAACTGAAAAAATTCTTGTTGGACATCTTGATGATATTGCAAGTGCAAAAGATCTTGAACCTGGAAAAAGTTACTCTTTTCTAAGACCTGACAGAGTTGCACTACAAGATGTAACAGGACAGATGGTTATATTGCAATTCATGCAGTCAGGGCTCAAACGAACCATGCTTCCTACAACTGTTCACTGTGATCACTTGATTCGAGCCAAGGTCAGTGGAGATGTAGATATCAAAGTGGCATTAGATGAGAATAGTGAAGTATACAAATTTCTTGAATCATCCTCAAGAAAGTATGGATTAGGGTTTTGGAAACCCGGTGCAGGAATAATACATCAAGTTGTGCTTGAAAATTATGCATTTCCTGGAGGATTGATGATTGGAACTGATTCTCATACGCCAAATGCTGGCGGTCTGGGCATGCTTGCTGTTGGAGTTGGGGGATTGGATGCAACTGAAGTTATGGCAGGATTCCCGTGGGAACTTTTGTATCCTAAAAGAATTGGAATTCACCTTAAAGGAGAGCTAAACGGATGGGTTGCACCAAAGGATGTCATATTGTATGTAGCATGGAAACTTACTGTATCTGGAGGAACAAATGCAATTGTAGAATATTTTGGTCCTGGCACAAAATCAATTAGTTGTACCGGAAAAGCAACCATAACAAATATGGGAGCAGAAATTGGTGCCACTTGTTCTGTATTTCCATATGATGATAAAATGGATGTTTACTTGAGGTCTACTAACCGAGGACCTATTGCTGATCTTGCAAACAAGCATAGAGATCTACTGGTTGCAGATCCTGAAGTTGAGAAAAACCCTGAAAAATACTTTGATAAAGTAATTGAGATTGACTTGTCCACACTGGAACCATACATTGCAGGTCCGCATACGCCAGATCTTGCAAGGCCTATATCTCATCTTGCTGAAGATGTCAAAAATAGCAAATATCTTGATACAATATCTGTTGCATTGATTGGAAGCTGTACTAATTCCTCATATGAGGATATGACAAGAGCTGCATCTGTTGCAGAACAAGCAAAATTACATGGAATTCATATCAAAATTCCTCTACTTGTAACACCGGGTTCAGAACAAATACGAGCAACAATTGAACGAGACGGACAGATGCACACTCTAAACGATATAGGTGCAACCGTTCTTGCCAACGCATGTGGCCCATGTATTGGTCAATGGAATAGACCTGAGATAAAACCTGGTGAACCAAGCACTATAGTTACTTCATTTAACAGAAACTTTCCGGGGCGAAATGATGGAAGAAGAGAGACAATGGCCTTTATGGGCAGTCCTGAATTGATTGTAGCACTAGCACTTGGTGGCAGGCTTTCATTTAATCCGCTAAAAGACACATTAATAGGTTCTGATGGAAAGGAATTCAAACTGGAACCGCCCAAAAAAGCACCTGAGGTTCCGTCCAAAGGTTTCTCAAACATTGGTTCCATCTATGTTCCACCTGCTGCAAATCCTGATGAAGTTGAAGTCATCATAAATCCCACAAGTGGAAGATTGCAAAAACTTGAACCATTCCAAAAATGGGATGGCAAAGATTTTGTCGAGTTGCCGCTTTTACTCAAGGCAAAAGGCAAGTGTACAACTGATCATATCTCTCCTGCAGGTGCTTGGCTGTCATTGCGCGGGCATATAGACAAGATAAGTGATAATGTATTTCTTGGAGCGGTAAATGCTTTTACAAATGATATTGGCAAGGGTAAAAACCAACTAAATGGAAATACTGAATCGTTTCCAGTTATTGCAAGACAATACAAACAGAATTCACTAAAATGGATTGTAATTGGTGACAATAATTATGGTGAAGGAAGCAGTAGAGAACATGCCGCCATGTCTCCGAGATATCTAGGGTGTGCAGCAGTAATTGCAAGAAGTTTTGCACGTATTCATGAAACTAACTTGAAAAAACAGGGAGTGCTTGCACTGACATTTGCCAACTCATCTGATTATGATAAAGTACAAGAGTCTGACAAGATAAGTGTGCTAGGTCTATCAAACATGCAGCCTGGACAAAACATCAAATGTATACTTCATCACAAGGATGGGACAAAGGACGAGATTGCACTCAAACACTCGTATAATGATTCTCAAATAAAGTGGTTCAAGGCAGGCTCTGCGCTTAATATCTTGAGAGAGAAGGAAGCACAAACAAACTAA
- a CDS encoding zinc-binding dehydrogenase, with protein MKAIVIRKHGGPGVLSYEDVPDPIPEKNHVLIKVNYCAVNHLDIWVRNGIVGKTVTFPHILGCDICGTLMEGFGKFKKGDKIVVYPAFESNVPRVSFGIIGGFGKYQGGYAEIIQVPKRNIIKKPAELSDKEAAAINISYLTAWNMLEKSRCKKGDIILIWGANSGVGSAAILLAKAKGLKVITIASDSDKVKFAKKLGADFVINRNTSDVTSEVLRITDNNGVDAVIDHVGAKTWPTSLEVLKVRGNMIACGTTTGSDATVNIRSFYSKEAQIIGGYLGTRAQLVSLHKFMKQKKIRPVIDSTYDLKDAKKAHQRMEDSSQTGKILLQVSS; from the coding sequence TTGAAAGCAATAGTCATACGAAAACATGGAGGCCCGGGTGTTTTATCATATGAAGATGTTCCAGATCCAATACCTGAAAAAAATCATGTCTTGATCAAGGTAAATTATTGTGCAGTAAACCATCTGGATATATGGGTTAGAAATGGAATTGTAGGTAAAACAGTCACATTTCCACACATTCTTGGATGTGATATTTGTGGAACTCTCATGGAAGGATTTGGGAAATTCAAAAAAGGCGACAAGATTGTTGTTTACCCAGCATTTGAGAGCAACGTACCACGTGTATCTTTTGGAATAATTGGAGGCTTTGGTAAATATCAAGGCGGATATGCAGAAATCATCCAAGTTCCAAAAAGGAACATAATAAAAAAACCAGCAGAACTTTCCGATAAGGAGGCTGCTGCAATAAACATATCATACTTGACGGCATGGAATATGCTTGAAAAATCAAGATGTAAAAAAGGCGACATTATTCTCATATGGGGTGCAAATAGCGGAGTAGGTTCTGCAGCAATACTGCTTGCAAAAGCAAAGGGCCTCAAAGTCATAACAATTGCATCCGATTCAGACAAGGTAAAGTTTGCAAAAAAACTTGGAGCAGATTTTGTAATAAACAGAAATACAAGCGATGTCACATCAGAGGTCCTCAGGATTACAGATAACAACGGGGTTGATGCAGTGATTGATCATGTTGGTGCAAAGACATGGCCTACAAGTCTTGAAGTCTTGAAGGTAAGAGGCAATATGATTGCATGTGGAACCACAACTGGCAGTGATGCAACAGTAAACATCAGATCATTTTACAGCAAAGAGGCTCAAATAATTGGAGGATATCTTGGGACAAGAGCACAACTTGTTTCACTACATAAATTCATGAAACAAAAAAAGATCAGACCCGTAATTGACAGTACATATGACCTGAAAGACGCCAAGAAGGCTCATCAAAGAATGGAAGACAGCAGCCAAACCGGAAAGATATTACTACAAGTATCTAGCTGA
- a CDS encoding tryptophan--tRNA ligase, producing MSSEEFTVTPWSVEGDIDYDKLMQKFGTEKISPELEARIEKITGEVHPMLKLGYFFSHRDLDKILTEYEKGNKFYLYTGRGPSGRIHMGHLLPWIFTKYLQEKFDVNLIFQLTDDEKFLYSDGKTMEDVSRFTQENILDIIAIGFDPKKTKILIDTKDIKRIYPISLEIAKRITFSTVKAVFGFENSTNIGMIGFPPIQAAPCFLPSIIEGRPTPVLIPAAIDQDPYWRVTRDIAEKMGYPKPAQIHSKFLPGLGMQGKMSSSIPETAIFTTDDDKSIDKKISSTFTGGQPTVELQRQLGANFSICPVFWYLRYFFDTEKESDERARKCKGGQLLCGECKCNLKDATKPFLAEFKKQREKAKDQIDKFMFD from the coding sequence ATGTCATCTGAAGAGTTTACCGTAACTCCTTGGAGCGTAGAAGGAGATATTGACTATGATAAACTCATGCAGAAGTTTGGTACAGAAAAAATTTCTCCAGAATTAGAGGCTCGCATTGAAAAGATAACTGGTGAGGTCCATCCCATGTTAAAACTTGGGTATTTTTTTAGCCATAGAGATTTGGATAAGATTTTAACAGAATATGAAAAAGGTAACAAGTTCTACCTGTACACTGGAAGAGGTCCTTCCGGCAGAATTCACATGGGACATCTTCTTCCATGGATTTTTACAAAATATCTTCAAGAAAAATTTGATGTAAATCTAATTTTCCAGTTAACTGATGATGAAAAATTTCTGTATAGCGATGGGAAGACAATGGAAGATGTCTCAAGATTTACCCAGGAAAATATTTTAGACATAATTGCAATAGGGTTTGATCCAAAAAAAACCAAGATATTAATCGACACAAAAGACATCAAGAGAATTTATCCCATATCACTTGAGATAGCAAAGAGGATTACATTCTCAACTGTAAAAGCAGTTTTTGGATTTGAGAATTCAACAAACATTGGCATGATTGGATTTCCGCCAATACAGGCAGCACCTTGTTTTCTTCCATCAATAATAGAAGGGCGACCAACACCAGTACTCATACCTGCTGCAATAGATCAAGATCCCTATTGGAGAGTCACAAGAGATATTGCAGAAAAGATGGGATACCCCAAGCCTGCACAAATTCATTCCAAGTTTTTGCCAGGACTTGGGATGCAAGGAAAAATGTCTTCATCAATACCAGAGACTGCCATTTTTACTACAGACGATGACAAATCAATAGACAAAAAGATCTCAAGTACATTTACCGGAGGCCAACCAACAGTGGAACTACAACGACAACTTGGAGCAAACTTTAGCATATGCCCCGTATTTTGGTATCTCAGATACTTTTTTGACACAGAAAAAGAATCTGATGAAAGAGCAAGAAAATGCAAAGGTGGACAATTATTGTGTGGCGAGTGTAAGTGCAACCTAAAAGATGCTACAAAACCTTTCTTAGCAGAATTTAAGAAACAGAGAGAAAAAGCTAAAGATCAGATAGACAAATTCATGTTTGACTGA
- the pheT gene encoding phenylalanine--tRNA ligase subunit beta: MPVVTLYFDRLKKILGRSVPKNKIVETLPFIGLDIEEETKDHVNVEYSPNRPDYSTDYGIVTGLQGLLGIKLGMPVLKIKNGKNVIKSDSSVSKIRPFVTAIEARNGKLDDETIRQIITMQEDLHNGLGRRRKKASIGIHDLEKIKFPLYYKTVNKNHSFVPLEADSVMTVSEILEKTETGKKYHHILDGYKQVPIILDSDENTVSLPPIINSKLTQMNTKTRNLLVEVTATDKNTAEGVLAVIANILQTAGFQLFSVKITGKNNATPTLQSRNLNLDPMLVQKTLGIEMTNPLIVQSLRKSRLDAKIKGKKIVCTIPRYRTDIFGEMDLVEEVALGYGIQNLTPTMPASFSAGERNHITKTLETIRSVMIGLGYTEVMNFELTSKESLYDKTSRDSTKMISVADSKSQEHIILRDMLIPEMMEVLSRNIHESYPQKIFEIGTVFEKGSQIQEIMHMACLSAHKDVNFTEIKSVLQSLFKTSFDLSCKTVTQKEPMFVEGRTGKIMVSGKEVGTIGEISPKISDNFKLRTPVSGFEIKLSGLLSA, translated from the coding sequence ATGCCCGTAGTCACATTATACTTTGACAGATTGAAAAAAATCCTGGGCAGGAGTGTTCCTAAAAACAAAATTGTAGAAACATTGCCATTTATCGGCCTTGACATAGAAGAGGAGACAAAGGATCATGTTAATGTAGAATATAGTCCCAATAGGCCGGATTATTCTACTGATTATGGAATAGTTACTGGTCTTCAAGGATTACTTGGAATAAAACTGGGAATGCCTGTGTTGAAAATCAAAAATGGCAAAAATGTTATAAAATCTGATTCTTCAGTGTCAAAGATAAGACCATTTGTAACAGCTATTGAAGCACGAAATGGCAAACTTGATGATGAAACAATAAGACAAATCATAACAATGCAGGAAGATCTGCACAATGGACTTGGAAGGAGAAGGAAAAAGGCATCAATTGGCATACACGATCTTGAAAAAATAAAATTCCCACTGTATTATAAAACTGTGAATAAAAATCATAGTTTTGTACCGCTTGAGGCTGATAGTGTAATGACAGTATCAGAAATACTTGAAAAAACAGAAACTGGAAAAAAATATCATCATATACTTGATGGATACAAACAGGTACCTATCATACTTGATTCTGATGAGAACACTGTATCACTTCCTCCTATAATAAACTCAAAACTAACACAGATGAATACAAAAACTCGTAATCTTCTTGTAGAAGTTACAGCAACTGATAAAAATACTGCAGAAGGGGTGCTTGCAGTTATCGCAAATATATTACAAACAGCTGGATTCCAACTCTTCTCGGTAAAAATAACTGGAAAAAATAATGCCACTCCTACATTACAATCACGAAACCTAAATCTTGATCCTATGTTGGTACAAAAGACTCTTGGAATTGAAATGACCAATCCACTGATTGTTCAATCTCTTCGAAAGAGCAGACTTGACGCAAAGATAAAAGGAAAAAAAATTGTATGCACTATTCCAAGATATAGGACGGATATTTTTGGAGAAATGGATCTAGTTGAAGAAGTGGCACTTGGTTATGGAATACAAAACCTGACTCCTACAATGCCGGCTTCATTTTCTGCTGGTGAAAGAAACCACATCACAAAAACACTTGAAACAATTCGTTCTGTTATGATAGGTCTTGGATATACTGAAGTAATGAACTTTGAGCTGACTAGCAAAGAATCTCTGTATGATAAAACTTCAAGAGATTCTACAAAGATGATATCTGTAGCCGATTCAAAAAGTCAAGAACACATCATTCTTCGCGACATGTTAATTCCTGAAATGATGGAAGTACTATCAAGAAATATTCATGAATCGTACCCTCAAAAAATATTTGAAATAGGGACTGTATTTGAAAAGGGTTCCCAGATACAAGAGATCATGCATATGGCTTGCCTTAGTGCACATAAAGACGTCAACTTTACTGAGATAAAATCGGTTTTGCAATCTCTCTTTAAAACAAGTTTTGATCTTTCATGTAAAACTGTGACACAAAAAGAACCAATGTTTGTAGAGGGAAGAACAGGCAAAATTATGGTATCTGGAAAAGAGGTTGGCACAATAGGAGAAATTAGTCCGAAAATCTCTGATAATTTCAAACTACGAACACCAGTGTCAGGATTTGAGATAAAACTCTCAGGATTGCTGTCTGCCTAG
- a CDS encoding VOC family protein, producing the protein MSRIVHFDIPSDNPERAQKFYQEVFGWEFTKWDGPMEYWMIKTGDDKQPGINGGMARRMPGQIGMTNTIEVSSIEEYISKITSGGGQVHTPKFPIPGVGHFALCSDTDGNIFGIIQMDSNAK; encoded by the coding sequence ATGTCACGTATCGTACATTTTGACATACCGTCAGACAATCCAGAGAGAGCACAAAAATTTTACCAAGAGGTGTTCGGATGGGAATTTACCAAGTGGGATGGTCCAATGGAATATTGGATGATAAAAACAGGAGATGACAAACAGCCTGGAATCAATGGAGGAATGGCAAGAAGAATGCCAGGTCAGATAGGCATGACAAATACTATAGAAGTGTCATCAATTGAAGAATACATTTCCAAAATTACATCAGGTGGAGGCCAAGTACATACACCCAAGTTCCCCATTCCAGGAGTAGGGCATTTTGCATTATGTTCAGACACAGACGGAAACATTTTCGGAATAATTCAGATGGATAGCAATGCAAAATAA
- the pdxT gene encoding pyridoxal 5'-phosphate synthase glutaminase subunit PdxT — protein sequence MSGINIGVLAVQGDVAENVMATKMAIEDLGMDGIVTEVKTPEQIEDLDGLVIPGGESTVIGTLSLVNGSLKKIKEKIASGMPVFGICAGMIMLSKKAKDRVVGEMDQPLLDYLDVRIERNTFGRQKDSFESEISMEKIGISKFQGVFIRAPSIIETGKDVEIISKFNEKIIAVKQGNILGTSFHPELTGDISLHKYFVGLVKAKH from the coding sequence ATGAGCGGTATTAACATTGGGGTACTTGCAGTTCAGGGAGATGTTGCAGAAAATGTAATGGCAACAAAGATGGCAATAGAAGACCTCGGCATGGATGGAATAGTAACTGAAGTGAAAACCCCAGAACAGATTGAAGATCTTGATGGACTTGTAATACCAGGCGGTGAGAGCACGGTTATAGGCACATTATCTCTTGTTAATGGCTCTTTGAAAAAGATAAAAGAAAAAATTGCAAGTGGCATGCCCGTATTTGGAATCTGTGCAGGCATGATAATGCTCTCAAAAAAAGCAAAAGACCGAGTAGTTGGTGAAATGGATCAACCGTTATTAGATTACCTTGATGTTCGAATAGAAAGAAATACTTTTGGAAGACAAAAAGATTCTTTTGAATCTGAGATATCTATGGAAAAAATTGGAATTTCTAAATTCCAGGGAGTTTTCATACGTGCGCCATCCATAATAGAGACTGGAAAAGATGTCGAAATAATATCAAAATTCAATGAAAAAATAATTGCGGTAAAACAAGGAAACATTTTAGGAACATCATTTCATCCTGAATTGACTGGTGATATATCACTCCACAAATACTTTGTAGGATTGGTTAAAGCAAAACACTAG
- a CDS encoding NADPH-dependent FMN reductase, translated as MVKPKILAFAGSTRSDSFNKKLVKIAASGAKDAGADVTVIDLRDFTMPLYDGDLEQKEGLPSNARKLKDLMISHHGFLISSPEYNSSISGVLKNTIDWTSRPTEGEPPLACFQGKVAGLMSASPGALGGLRGLVHVRSILGNIGVLVTPHQVAISKAHEAFDADGALKDKKQEDQVKKVGIDVAHLLAKLVS; from the coding sequence TTGGTAAAACCCAAAATTCTTGCATTTGCAGGAAGTACTCGTAGTGATTCATTTAATAAAAAACTAGTAAAGATTGCAGCATCTGGCGCAAAAGATGCAGGTGCTGATGTAACTGTAATTGATCTTCGTGATTTTACAATGCCGCTCTATGATGGTGATCTTGAACAAAAGGAAGGTCTTCCATCTAATGCACGCAAACTAAAAGACTTGATGATATCACACCATGGTTTTCTAATTTCGTCGCCTGAATACAACAGTTCTATATCTGGTGTGCTAAAAAATACAATTGACTGGACATCAAGACCGACTGAGGGTGAACCACCGCTTGCATGTTTTCAAGGAAAAGTTGCAGGATTGATGAGTGCATCTCCTGGAGCACTTGGAGGCCTTCGTGGATTGGTACATGTTCGTTCTATTCTTGGAAATATTGGTGTACTTGTAACTCCTCATCAAGTTGCTATTTCTAAAGCACATGAAGCATTTGATGCTGACGGTGCACTAAAAGACAAAAAACAAGAGGATCAGGTAAAAAAAGTTGGTATTGATGTTGCCCACTTGTTAGCAAAACTAGTATCTTGA